The stretch of DNA ACCCACGTGTGGAAAGCACCAAcatccactagggggcagtatTGAAGTCTCTGGTGATAATTCCATTTACGATACAAGCAACAAGAATATCTAATAAAGTCACTGGTATTCACTATTGTCTGCTGTTGATCAAACTACTTGGTTTGACAAAACACTTGGTTTgacaaaaaagatttttttttttattcatgtgtatAGATGTTTATTAGTAATAAAATTTCACTCTAATGCATTGTAGACTAATGAAACTATATCCAAACATCAAAATGGTTTTGTTAATCACACTCCAACACTTGGTTAgtcaaaaaatacttttttccatcatttgaatgggtttttattaaaaaatgaaaaaattgtaaACATCTATTGCGTCAATTTAAATATTCTGGTTTCAATAACAAATTAATGAAACAGTTTAATAAGGTGTCCTATTCTTATTTCCTCCCATTTGTCCGTACTCGCTTGGTGCAGTCTGAATAGTTTGTTGATGTCTGATTCTCTGTGTGGTGAGGATTCTAAGTTTAATTACTATACACACTATCATTTATTTGACCAAACTGGTCAAATAAAtgtgcatgcctctgctacaggagaacaacaatCACGGAACGGACACGTTGgcatggttagcttagcatgtcgacAGTTTGGCAgtgatacacaaaaaaagagcaaaggatcgcaatttgtaattcctataatgcaGAAATAAGTCCTgatggagctgcaaacaaaacgctaccttgttcaccataagaaaccaccacaccactgagtatgcagcatttaaagctagaaatcaagctaaagctaagctagcgctgcaaagagccattgggctgctgttgtaaatttgtattactactagtgtggaattattctacaatattcactagcgatgtaacgattcactcaactcccgatacgattcgattcacgatactgggttcacgatacgattttctcacgatttattttacaaaattggactgttgacaaatgactgaaaaatatttctttatttttttggggaaaatactatactattttccttttatttttcattgtcaaaagaatcccttgataaactattcaaaatgatgcaatttaactaaaaataaatcttgaatgaaataaataaaggaataatacaaatgaagaagaagcctattaatttaaattctggttctataataaacaatacaaaactgcgtaatagttctttttttttaaaaaaaaaaaagtgcaactgaaaatgtattttgtgccttaacaattggactttaaaaaaaaaaaaaaaaaaaaaaaaaactcattttactgtatttacgtcagatatttgtttagaccagcagagggcgctggtaacccagtggtcggttggcatgcagttattctaccagtgaagaagagaagctatgctagcagacagagctaatagaaaaacgtgactttcacagatattcacgtaatattacagctattctttcggtgctaaagaagtaaagaatcatttatgagcatgtttaacagtaaatggcggccagaaagaaaatagtatcaGATTCTGCCCTTCACGTCCGCTtttggaaggattaatatatatgaatcgatttttaactgccttacgattaatcgttacatccctaatattcactcatcatgacagtaaaatagaccatccttagtcaatctactgcagtaattcctctctgcacctgtagaaaatgaaaaaaaaaacccatcatataccgtgaaagcgttggaattttgaaaaataccgtgatatacatttttggtcatatcgcccagctctaactTCATTAGACATTCTTGTAGCATGATCTGATTTAACTGTAAAACTTCACCAGAGACTTCAatactgccccctagtggatgGTTGTATCTCAttcatcacaaacacacaaagactcacaaacacacaaagactcacaaacacacaaagactcacaaacacacaaagacagcaGAGACAGGATGAACACTTAGAGGAGCTGATAACATGAAACAGAACATGAGGTTGTGAGCAGGTGAACCTACCTGTTTAACCTGTTTAACCGGTGCCAACCTGGTCAAAGCTCTCACCACAGTCTGTTTACGGTTAGTTGTCGTTTCTAAAGCGAATAATCGTTCAAACTCCTGCCGATAAACCGACCTTTGTTGACCGAAGCCTCACAGTGACCTACAGTCCGTTACAACACACCGAAAGAACTACAAAACAAAAGGACTACAATTCACATGACCAGCATGGGCTGGTTTCACAATAAGACATTAATATTTTCACATCGTGTTGCCTGGAGTGATTCTATTCTAACAGATATATATTCTGTGTGGTGTTTATAGTGATGACGGTAAAGAGATTTTTTAATCCCTGAAAAGTTAGTTTTCATCAGAGGCTGAAATCGGATCAAAGAATAAAAGTTTTATCATCTTCTTTGTAAAATGTTTCCTTTCTTCTTATTCAAAGTTTCACTCCAAGAAACTGACACGGAGATAATTTTTTTCAACCCTTTCAGGATGATTTTGTCTATGGGGGATAATGGATCAAATGATCAATCATAAATCAAACGTATTTTGTAACTCACGCATCAAtaatgaaatgagattttataatttattccatattttctgttttcaacaactgtaaggtttttctttacatttattgaaaacagaaaatatggttttatttattgttttaagaaCGTTAGACCTTGATCAAGCTtggccttttattgtgacaGGGCGCGGTTTAATACCGGAAAAGGGAACGGCATCATTCTTGGCATACGTCAGACGTGTGAACGGAGCATGCGCTGTAAGGTTGAAGTGCAGAGAAGGTCCCGGTAAGTGTTTGTTTATAATCTTTTTAGTTCGTTACGTTTTTTCTCAAATACCGAACTTAATTTCAATTAATAGTTTATTACGCTGCGTGACGTCACCGTGTTTCTGATGATGTCATTAAATGGAGAGGACGTAATTAAACACTTACGTACAGACAGCTGTGAGTAATGTGAGCCACTCTGACAGACAGAGGGACAGATAGACTGTGTTATAACAACTCTGTAtacacactgaacacacactgtatacataaaacacactctGAATAAggcttttcacactctggaagtgCGCATGCGCGACCCAGCGGGGGTCATAGGTCAGGAGGGATAGAAATGTCAACACGACGCTGTTTGTGCTATGTGCTGAGATTTCTATCTGACCTTTACTATATCACAAGTACAACACTCAGACTGCAGTCACTCACTTAAACCGTCTTTCAACGAACAACTTTCAATGAGTATTTGCGCCTTTATTTGTAATGGACGAAGAGtcgcaaaaaaaaagaaaacgtgcTTGGCATAATCTACAGTTAGCTGAATGTgttaataaaattgaaaaatataaattatatcTAATATTTTTTATAACTAAACATATTAATGGTAGTGGTACTGTGAGATGGTGATAATACACAGAGAAGAACAGAATATATTGTATTGCCTATTTCTTGACTTGGTCAAATCTTGATGTGTTCATGACTAACAATTGATCCATATCACagacatgtactgtacatgtataTAAACTAGCCATTATATGACACCAGGGATGTGGACCAGGCAGGTattacagtatgagttctcaatttgaaaaggtacatttatgAGGTATACCATTcattaaccaggtccatgattattttttattaagctattatattatttaaatttacaaatttgaaggaagtgcacaagatggacaggtcaTTTTATTTGCACGATTTGTGTATAATTATcatagtgttgtttttttaatatactgctTTTTGCCGTTCATACTATACttatgatattttattaaaCCCCTCagtgtttaataaagtattttctgattctgattaagtgaaacagcactgatcagccGATTCATGTTTACAACATGTGACTATAACCTGGGTCACTGTTTAAACGTCAGGCAAAACCCGAtttttcagctcgtgtgcaaCATTAGCTAGaccagcattagctttagcagcattagctttagcagctaactcggccTTTCTGCTTCAGAGACTGATGCCACGTttgtgcaaaatattttttaagagATCATCGctccaaaaataatcaaaatctctgtcagactcgcttcctacaccgtcagccatggcgagtttatacctcttgacctttgacctaatgaggaagaactgaaccagagcgagagtgtgaaaaggcttatacacactgaatacacactaaacacactctGAATACACACTGAAAGACTCACGATACActcatattgtattgtattgtattgtattgtattgtgatgAAAGTGTTTTGTGGGTCAGATGGAGGAGCAGCAGGTGGAGGAGCAGCTGGAGCAGCTGCTGACTGGtcaggggtcagaggtcagcaGCTACGACATTGGTCAGGAGCAGAGCAAGCCGGCCATGCTGAAGAAGAACGTCACCTACATCGTCTGTGCCGTCATCTTCAACGACAAGGTCTTACAGAGTCTTTAAGATTTAAACCAACTCTTTGTCTCTAACTTAATCTAATGAGTGTCTGTATGTGAATGGATCTAATGAGTCTTTTTCTCTAACTTAATCTAatgagtgtctgtgtgtgaatgGATCTAATGAGTCTTTTTCTCTAACTTAATCTAATGAGTGTCTGTATGTGAATAGATCTAATGAGTCTTTTTCTCTAACTTAATCTAATGAGTGTCTGTATGTGAATGGATCTAATGAGTCTTTTTCTCTAACTTAATCTAATGAGTCTCTATCTACAAATGATCGAGTCTTCCTCTCTAATTGAATCTAACAATTCTCTGTAAATGATCTAATgagtctttctttctttttgtttttcttttatcatGAACGGATGACAACAAGGGAGATTGTGGGATAAGGGGATAGGTGGGTTATGGACCGCCGCATCTGCCGGTGTTGAGTGGAAGTTTGGATGATTTGTTCCAGTTGATAATCTGAAATTCCAGAAAGTGAATCTATAAGTGTAATTGTTTCTTTTAGTGATGAGGCGGGGTTTTGTAGGAATAAAATGATTTAACTGgccatttattttgaagcccACATCTTCAACCACCAAAACAGCTGCAGATCACCTACTGCcttagttattttttatatttctctgaACAAGTGGAGTACGTCTGAATGAAGGCACTGGGAGCAACTGTTGCTTTTTAGATGATGGTGTTACCTGTTGATCACCCTGCTTCAGACAATGATATCACTGGGTGATGCGCCGCAGATATAAAGTCATGTTGGAAATGTTTCCATTTAAATAGGCGATACGAgtaaaacaatgtttacaaTTTTTTGTTCACTGTTTTCTCTTCCTTGTCATTAAACTGGACAATAACAGTGAAATGTTCCCTCACAGCTGACTTTAAAGACTGCGCTTCTTCCTCAAGCGTAGCTGCACCTCACTGCTAACCATGCTAAAAGCTAATAACATTGTTGTCATCATCACCAAACTTTATCATGTTTGTGATCGGCTCatagggttgggtatcggttgGGTTTCATCCGATACTAGTGcctactctgtatttttttaaacggtTCCGGTGCTTAAACGGTGCTTACACcggtacttaaaaaaaaaaaatgaaacttcaTACACTTTTTTCAGGGCCAAATTGAACACAATAATTCCTTCAATAATATATACGTATACAAGAAACGTggaaataatataaacaaacacatttaaataatatcaaataaaacaatattatattAAACTATAGAATACTGGAGATTAATTTtgttatcatgattttatttgtcaataatcattaatagcctttgtaaataaaaaaataacaatttcaaTATATGTTTTTAAGCTATAAGGAGCCGAAATAAGGCACTGAAATGTTAACTCTTATTTGGTCTAGTTACTACCGTTTACGTCGGAACCGGTGCCTTATTGGTTCCACGTTTCGGTACCCAACCCTACTCATTAACTCAATTGGTGGGGTTTCTTCATCCCTGCATGCTGACTCACAGGCACACTCAGCACACAGGCAAAAGAGAGACACGCAATGCGTAGAACCTACTGTAGAAATACCTTACTTACTATTGTCTTTGCACTTTATAAAAGGTTTTGCCACTTGATCTCGTGAGATTAAACTCAACAAGATTTCTCGTCACGTTAAAAATCTGTCTcgcaagatatatatatatatatatatatatatatatattttttttttttgtgagctgTCCAAACTTCTATTTGTGACCTGTGGGGACAGTATTGTGCCTTTGCTACGTCTAGCCTGCCAGAACTtaaagcaggagaaggaaaagaagaagaggaggaaattTTAGTTCcagtttcaatttgtggaagaagttaattaacagttaaaagaacatggctgtgtagtcgctgcatgttgttaatgacatacttggtcaggctctgtttgcactatttgcactctgtattgagtatcacgtctatcgggaaaaaaaacacaacaaaccttttattgttagctgtaacacagaacaccacacatgagaactgttttcacttttattttgattgtagttttgaagcagcagctcaacaatagcACACATTGGTTCATGGATCGGAAATGAGGTAGGActtaatcaccagtaaataaagcccagtaaaactccggaaaacaataaccaggaataaatattagttccctggtaaagatggtagctctaacaaccgttacaatgataaacttggtgatattccATCCTGTGCAGCAGTATAGGGACgcatttacaaattaaaattaaaatttactCCTCCTCCGGGttaatgtccgcatgtttatgcctttGTCCATCCCCTTtattcattatatccatgtcttttaaggcttgttggattatgtcatcacccagCGCGCCATCGCCGCAagttgcacatgcgcagaatgactggaattaacttaaagcggattTAAGTGTTGTTAATTGTTTACaagaaaaattaattatttaattcggaattaaaaacggaataaatcagccacctaattcagaattaagtttaattcagaattaaattaccATTAGGAATTacgtgtttacaaggtcaggttaaagaggaattcacttttattccgctttaaagaggaattaaagttcccatgtaaacgtggccaccgtagttttcttaaaatctcGTCTCGTTCTTGTGAGCTAAGTGTATCGTCACACCCCTATTCAATATATTATTGAGAATTGTTGCATGCCTACTCGTCTGCATATAAACTTGTGTTCTGATTGTTTTTCCTGTTATGTTGGAGTTCTGGCAGATGACAGCAGCTAATGCTTCAATGAATATAGAAAATAGAGATGGAGAGAGTGGCCATCCCTGCCCTGTCCCCCTGTGCAGTGTGAAACTTTGTGAGACGTGTCCATTAGTGAGAACATTGGCTGTAGGTGAAGTGTAGGATTTTAACCCAGTTGATAAATTATTTCCCAAATCCAAATCTATAGtgttttgaataaaaatgaccAGGTATCTCCGTCGAAGGCTTTCTCTGCATACTAGTTGACTATGACAGTTTGATCTGGATGGGGTTACTTTTTCTAATCTAAGTGCCTTTGTGATGATTTTGATATCTGCATTTTGGTGTGAAGTACATTGGTAACTTAATGGAAGTGTTGGGTCTTCCTTTGGTTTGATAAAAGTTTGATGGTTCCTGTATTCATTGTTGCTGGAAGCTtggatttgtattttatttcggTCATCATTTTGTCAAAGAAAAGTGATCGAATTGACTAAAAAATTGTTTGTAGAACACAGTAGGGAAGCCATCTGGACCAGGGGCTTTGTTCAGGCAGAAGGTTAAGGGCAGATATGAGTTAATTTAAAGTTAGTGGAGATCCAAGGGGATCTATTTGTTCCGAGATTAATGTTATTTAGAAAGGTGGTGATATGTTTTTGTGGGTTGATGTCTGATGAACTCAATTTAGAATAAAAAGTTCTGTAAATGTTATTTATGTCTTCAGGAGAGTGTGTGGTGTGGGTTTCCCTGCTGAGTCCAGAATGGTGGAGATTGTGATTTTTCTCTGTTATGTTCTATTTGATTGGCCAGatattttcctgatttattgTTATGATGTAAGTTTTGTTGTCTAAGTCTTTGTATTATGAATTAAGTTTTCTTATTTATAATTGATTTTCTCTAGGACTCTCTTCTAGTGACACTGTCAAAGTCTGGGTCTTGATGCAGCGATGTATTAAAGTGCCATCTGGTGGAGTGTCTTTGGGGTTTGTTTTTGAACCAATAAAGTGGTTGTTGGAGCATGGTCACCAATGAGAATGGGATGTATTTTGTGTCGGTGATATTGGGAGTAATGGATatgggtgtcctgatccgatattggatattggtccgatatcagcctgaaaacgaatatcggatttaaATTTctgattattcatttattttatttttttcgcaattcattttttatttattttgttcaattgtagaatactgtagatattatgctgaaggttaaaatgtatgtaaccaattggttaataataaatgggtcagtttttctcatacctactgttgctgactattgttctcatcacttgatcaagccttttctaacattccacactacaaaataagtaactctcattcatgcttttatcacatctTGCCTTGACTACTGCAATAGCATCCTCTTTGGTACAACCTCCACATTCTTAAATAAACTGCAATACATCCAAAATGCAGCTGCCCACCTGCTCACACACACCCACTCCCATGACCACATCACCCCTGTCCTCCAaaacctccactggctccccgttCCTCAGGGCATCAAAttgaaactcctcctcctcactcaTAAAGCCCTTCATAATCAGGCCCCCTCCTACCTCACAGCCCTGCCCCACCCCTACACTCTCTCCTGCAGCCTCCGTTCATCAGATGaaaacctcctcactgtccccaggGCCAAGCACTCCCTCCCAAGTCGCAACGGCAACGACCTTCCATCTTTCAAATCACttctcaaaactcacctgtttcactcagcttttaacgccactcactcactcatgtcattttagattttttctgattcatattttctttaatcACTGTACTCTTGAGTGtcttaaaagcacttttaaataaaatgtattattattattataatgagtgcttggtcacagtgtggtggCTGGTTCGTTCTGTCACGGTTAgttgtgggtgtggacccaaatgcaatgagagatggaggcaggatgcaagagtagcgttcttggaaccaatccatgtttttaattcaaaaatcccatatcaaaaCTAAAATCCAAAACAGGCAGCATGAAGGAATCAGGGAACAAGACTAGAGACGAGGAAGGCGACAACAAACCTGACATCACACacaacgaaccagcaaccacactgtgaccaagcactcattaaatagtggaggaggcctgattaggaatgggccacacctgggtgcaaacatgagggagctactcaatcaccaagcactcacacagacatcactggggggtggagccacaagcaggaatccctgaaacacagacaagagttaacacacaagacaagactcaaaataaacaaagacacagaataactaaacttaaccaacagaacatgacagatattgctgaaaaaaatatggaaaaaggATTGATCATCTGTGTTGGGCTCATATATGTTAGCTATAGTGATGGGGATATTTTTGATTGGTATATAGATAATAATGAAATGTGAGTTTTTCTCTCTAATTGAATGGAATGAGTGTCTGTAATTGAATCTAAAAAGTCTGTAAATGATCTAATGAGTCTCTCTCCCTCGTCCCTAATTTAATCTAATGAGTCTCTGTAAATGTTCTAATGAGTCTTTCTCTCTAATTGAATCTATTGAGTCTCTGTAAATGATCTAATGAGTCTTTCTCTCTAATTGAATCTATTGAGTCTCTGTAAATGATCTAATGAGTCTTTCTCTCTAATTGAATCTATTGAGTCTCTGTAAATGATCTAATGAGTCTTTTGCTCTAATTGAATCTAATGATTCTCTGTAAATGATCTAATGAGTCTTTCTCTCTAATTGAATCTATTGAGTCTCTGTAAATGATCTAATGAGTCTTTCTCTCTAATTGAATCTATTGAGTCTCTGTAAATGATCTAATGAGTCTTTCGCTCTAATTGAATCTAATGATTCTCTGTAAATGATCTAATGAATCAGGAGGAGGTGCTGATGGTTCAGGAGGCCAAAGCCGAATGTTACAGGCAGTGGTATCTTCCTGCTGGGAGGGTGGAGGTGGGAGAGAGTCTGGAGGAGGCGCTGAGGAGGGAGGTGAGACTGATGAGGTCACCTGTTTAAGTTGACATGCCTCTTTTAGCCCCGCCCTCACCTGTCATTGTGTCTGCAGGTGAAGGAGGAGGCGGGTTTTACATGTGAGCCAATCACGCTGTTGCTGATCCAGGAACAAGGACCTCAGTGGATACGCTTGATCTTCTTAGCTCAGATCACAGGttagtaaataaacaaacacggTCACAGCtcaacaagtaaacaacaacaatcaacacaaaatcaaaggaaggcaaacaaactaaaaccatgaaaaacaaaatcacagtaAGATAAACAAACAAtcccaaataaattaaaacaagatGGGCGGAGCCTGTGTGTGATTAGATTAAACAACCAGAAATccactttttcaattaaaagtgaaactgaatgAAAATCTAAATGAGAAATAAAGCTCCGAAAAAACTAATACCTAAACAATAAATCCAGTCTGTGTGAAACTAAAGTCAAATAAAGGAAACAAGTGAATGATTCCaatcagaataataataattattatattaataattataaaataataataacaataataataatgttaataaataatgtagaaataaaatgtgtgtgtgtgtgttgcgttTCAGGAGGGAATCTGAAGAGTCCGTCTGAAGCCGATCATGATTCTCTGCAGGCCGCGTGGTGGGACAGAAGCTCCGCCCTCACACTGAGAGGGCGGGACATATTGCGGCTAATTGAATGTGGACTCAAGTATGACATCACACTGCTGAGCTGCTTTCATTGGTTCAATATGATATCATCTAACCAGGCATTTGTGCCTCCTTCAGGTACCGACAGGATCCGTGGTATCCCTCCACGCTGCCGCTCAACATCAGCTGCCGTCACGTGGTGCAGAGACTCGTCCTCGTTTTTATTGGCCCCGAAGAGCGGCTCTGGGTCCTGCTTGTCCGAGGTAACCAGGTTAATGAGTAATCAGGGTTAATGAGTAATTAGGTAAACCAGTAACAAGGTTAACCAGTAGCCAGGTTAACAAgttgttagccccgccccctgacgGCCTCTCTCTGCTGCAGCTCCGAGGCTCCACCTTCCCACTGCGGCGGCCCTGAAGACCCACGCTGTGACGTGGGCGGCTAACCTGGTGGTCCAGGATGCGCTGCCGTCGTCGTATTATGACCACGACGTAAACACGCAGGGCGTGCTCAGCCTGCAGCACGACGGGCGGCTTCATGGACGCACCGACGGCCTGTGCTTCAACACACTGGTGTCGCTCGTCCCCGACCACGTGCGGCACGACGAGGACGGTCAGAGGGCGGAGCCTCAGTCCTCTGGGCACCCACCGCCCGTGGAGAACCAACGCTACATTTGGTACGAAGTGTGCAACGGCGCGCTGAAGGAGAAGCTGCTGCAGAAAAGTAAGAACACGTCAC from Gouania willdenowi chromosome 9, fGouWil2.1, whole genome shotgun sequence encodes:
- the nudt18 gene encoding 8-oxo-dGDP phosphatase NUDT18 isoform X2; protein product: MEEQQVEEQLEQLLTGQGSEVSSYDIGQEQSKPAMLKKNVTYIVCAVIFNDKVKEEAGFTCEPITLLLIQEQGPQWIRLIFLAQITGGNLKSPSEADHDSLQAAWWDRSSALTLRGRDILRLIECGLKYRQDPWYPSTLPLNISCRHVVQRLVLVFIGPEERLWVLLVRAPRLHLPTAAALKTHAVTWAANLVVQDALPSSYYDHDVNTQGVLSLQHDGRLHGRTDGLCFNTLVSLVPDHVRHDEDGQRAEPQSSGHPPPVENQRYIWYEVCNGALKEKLLQKSKNTSLLPLHSLY
- the nudt18 gene encoding 8-oxo-dGDP phosphatase NUDT18 isoform X1; amino-acid sequence: MEEQQVEEQLEQLLTGQGSEVSSYDIGQEQSKPAMLKKNVTYIVCAVIFNDKEEVLMVQEAKAECYRQWYLPAGRVEVGESLEEALRREVKEEAGFTCEPITLLLIQEQGPQWIRLIFLAQITGGNLKSPSEADHDSLQAAWWDRSSALTLRGRDILRLIECGLKYRQDPWYPSTLPLNISCRHVVQRLVLVFIGPEERLWVLLVRAPRLHLPTAAALKTHAVTWAANLVVQDALPSSYYDHDVNTQGVLSLQHDGRLHGRTDGLCFNTLVSLVPDHVRHDEDGQRAEPQSSGHPPPVENQRYIWYEVCNGALKEKLLQKSKNTSLLPLHSLY